Proteins from a single region of Platichthys flesus chromosome 16, fPlaFle2.1, whole genome shotgun sequence:
- the LOC133970986 gene encoding protein shisa-6 produces the protein MMGIKHLLLLLIYLDPLNVLCSATANKKTRTPPRRPPKVKEVNGSSTAVPAAAAVPGKITQLQAPSVVQHDTCLGYYDVSGQYDKEFACNNTDHRFCCGSCFLRFCCADRGKRLEQRSCTNYNTPDWIKTQPPSPAPTGDTYDPELDQTNATMYITCGVIALIIAIGISAKVAYDKATKPPQEMNVHRALADILRQQGPVPISQYEEENIAAFDGSPKDETPVRTLKNHYTPVHAKPSNHGHYGKENLRSGGQDMHNFISSGFVTLGRGHLKAQHSIDESQMSWQGDLDIPMSYAPNLTMFGFLFRCGYGAAHADYPVLPHVVEVSSMAEV, from the exons ATGATGGGGATAAAGCACCTTCTGCTTCTTTTGATTTACTTAGACCCACTGAATGTCCTGTGCTCCGCCACCGCCAACAAGAAGACCAGAACCCCGCCGAGGAGGCCCCCAAAGGTGAAGGAGGTCAACGGCAGCTCCACAGCGGTCCCGGCGGCCGCGGCCGTCCCGGGGAAGATCACGCAGCTCCAGGCTCCCTCGGTCGTCCAGCACGACACCTGCCTGGGCTACTACGACGTGAGCGGGCAGTACGACAAAGAGTTCGCCTGCAACAACACCGACCACCGCTTCTGCTGCGGCAGCTGCTTCCTGCGCTTCTGCTGCGCGGACCGGGGGAAGCGGCTGGAGCAGAggagctgcaccaactacaacaCCCCGGACTGGATCAAAACCCAGCCCCCGTCTCCGGCGCCCACAGGTGACACGTACGACCCGGAGCTGGACCAGACCAACGCCACGATGTACATCACCTGCGGGGTCATAGCGCTCATCATTGCCATTGGGATTTCTGCAAAAGTTGCCTACGATAAAGCCACCAAGCCGCCTCAGGAAATGAATGTGCACAG AGCCCTGGCCGACATTCTGAGGCAACAAGGACCAGTGCCAATATCTCagtatgaagaggagaacattGCAGCTTTTGACGGGTCACCTAAAGATGAAACACCGGTCAGAACCTTGAAGAATCATTACACACCTGTTCACGCCAAGCCATCCAACCACG GCCACTATGGGAAAGAGAACCTTCGCAGCGGAGGCCAGGACATGCACAACTTCATCTCCTCTGGGTTTGTGACGCTTGGACGTGGCCACTTAAAAG ccCAGCACTCCATAGACGAATCGCAGATGTCCTGGCAGGGCGATCTGGACATCCCTATGTCCTACG CTCCAAACTTGACGATGTTTGGCTTCCTGTTCCGCTGCGGTTACGGAGCTGCTCATGCTGACTACCCAGTGCTTCCACATGTTGTCGAGGTCTCCAGCATGGCTGAGGTTTAA